From a region of the Corvus cornix cornix isolate S_Up_H32 chromosome 2, ASM73873v5, whole genome shotgun sequence genome:
- the LOC104692660 gene encoding zinc fingers and homeoboxes protein 1 isoform X3, with translation MEPALGPEFEDSLFAPSRERRSGGGDGAPCGARHCEPRWFHTAADGGEGAGGVTGSKFRADWAFRQRDFEKALCEYSDCLLLLPASNIAMRRDVQEGQARCLSRLGRHKEALDIAEKMRNSATNTDHLTTVLNLQFSIYQGLENVEKKIMCLQQLICLHPFSPWFWKLLAEAYMSLLQNLSPLVIPEANVNQSEEVCVRNSSFRTSPGRENNLQPHRSDGQKEGPWFNLTAETKWENAVICSSSQVVREFLCTSGELERTDKEERADSKSWKQNMSKKVGIKACASFIRARLLLQFTQSQQSSFVLENNRKSQKEIDDKVAQLGFDENSLQLMTKVHHRCPFPEIAHFISGILDAPK, from the exons atGGAGCCGGCGCTGGGCCCCGAGTTCGAGGATTCCTTGTTCGCGCCGAGCCGGGAGCGGCGCTCGGGCGGCGGGGACGGGGCTCCCTGCGGCGCCAGGCACTGCGAGCCCCGC TGGTTCCACACCGCGGCCGACGGCGGGGAAGGCGCCGGCGGGGTCACGGGCAGCAAGTTCCGGGCGGACTGGGCATTCCGGCAGCGAGACTTCGAG AAAGCCCTTTGTGAATACTCAGACTGCCTGCTACTCTTACCTGCCAGCAACATTGCAATGAGACGCGATGTCCAGGAGGGCCAGGCTCGGTGTTTATCTCGCCTAGGAAGGCACAAGGAGGCTCTGGATATTGCAGAAAAAATG AGAAACAGCGCAACTAACACAGATCACTTAACAACGGTTCTCAACCTGCAGTTTTCCATTTACCAGGGTCTGGAAAACGTAGAAAAAAAGATCATGTGTCTTCAGCAACTTATCTGCTTACATCCTTTCAGTCCCTGGTTCTGGAAGTTACTTGCTGAAGCTTATATGAGCCTTTTACAGAATTTGTCTCCATTAGTCATTCCAGAAGCAAATGTAAATCAGTCTGAAGAGGTTTGTGTAAGAAATAGCAGTTTCAGAACATCACCTGGCAGAGAGAATAATTTGCAGCCTCACAGATCAGATGGCCAGAAAGAAGGCCCTTGGTTCAACCTTACTGCAGAAACAAAGTGGGAGAATGCAGTGATTTGTTCCAGCAGCCAAGTGGTGAGAGAATTCCTCTGCACTTCAGGAGAACTGGAAAGGACGGACAAAGAGGAACGCGCAGATTCCAAGTCCTGGAAGCAGAACATGTCAAAGAAAGTTGGGATAAAAGCATGTGCCTCATTCATTAGAGCAAG GCTTTTACTTCAGTTTACCCAGTCACAGCAGTCGTCCTTTGTGCTAGAGAATAACAGAAAAAGTCAAAAAGAAATTGATGACAAAGTGGCTCAACTTGGTTTCGATGAAAATTCCTTGCAGCTGATGACCAAA GTGCATCATCGCTGTCCATTTCCTGAGATTGCACATTTTATCTCAGGAATTTTAGATGCCCCAAAGTGA
- the ZHX1 gene encoding zinc fingers and homeoboxes protein 1, with protein MASKRKSTTPCMVLANEQDPDLEMVSDLEEGPPVLTPADNPTAESVTSDEDVHEYVDSDNQKNTNKVEGGYECKYCTFQTPDLNMFTFHVDSEHPNVVLNSSYVCLECNFLTKRYDALSEHNLKHHPGEENFKLTMVKRNNQTIFEQTVNDLTFDGSFVREENAGQADSSEVPSSGISISKTPIMKMMKNKTETKRIAVFHNVVDDIPGEEKGTENDPNSEEVVENPPPSVSESKPSHSVVCSAADMAGAVVTPAPVLQPGVAQVITAVTAPQTSNLIPKVLIPVNSIPAYNTALDNNPLLLNTYNKFPYPTMSEITVLSTQAKYTEEQIKIWFSAQRLKHGVSWTPEEVEEARRKQFNGTVHTVPQTITVIPAHISAASNGLPSILQTCQIVGQPGLVLTQVAGTNTLPVTAPIALTVAGVPNQTQLQKSQIHSAQPVAETKQVAAIPAPQPIKNESTLMNPDSFGIRAKKTKEQLAELKVSYLKNQFPQDSEIVRLMKITGLTKGEIKKWFSDTRYNQRNSKNNHGIHLNNDSCATIVIDSSDEMNESPTGVTPQSKSSWGTFPEFAPQKFKEKTAEQLQVLQASFLNNPVLTEEEMNRLRAQTKLTRREIDAWFTEKRKSNVLKEEGADMNESNAGSSKEESGETSAGDGAAGTKSGCSTSSKIGKKSPEQLHMLKSSFVRTQWPSPQEYNKLAEETGLPRSEIVSWFGDTRYAWKNGGLKWYYYYQSANANSLNGQGFARKRGRGRPKGRGRGRPRGRPRGSKRLNCWDRGVSVIKFKTGTAILKDYYMKHKFLNEQDLDELVAKSHMGYEQVREWFAERQRRLELGIELFDENEEEDEMLDDQEDEEETDDSDTWEPPRHVKRKLSKTD; from the coding sequence ATGGCAAGTAAACGAAAATCAACAACACCGTGCATGGTCTTAGCCAATGAGCAGGATCCAGATCTAGAAATGGTATCAGACTTGGAGGAAGGACCACCTGTGCTCACACCAGCAGATAACCCTACAGCAGAGAGTGTAACAAGTGATGAGGATGTTCATGAGTATGTGGATTCAGACaatcagaaaaacacaaataaagtAGAAGGTGGTTATGAGTGTAAATACTGTACTTTTCAGACTCCAGATCTCAATATGTTTACTTTTCATGTGGATTCAGAACACCCCAACGTAGTATTAAATTCATCCTACGTTTGTTTAGAATGTAATTTCCTTACCAAAAGATATGATGCCCTCTCAGAACATAATTTGAAGCACCatcctggagaggagaattttAAATTGACCATGGTGAAACGTAATAACCAGACAATCTTTGAACAGACAGTAAATGATCTCACTTTTGATGGGAGTTTtgttagagaagaaaatgctggaCAGGCTGACTCTTCTGAGGTCCCCTCTTCAGGGATTTCAATTAGCAAAACTCCTAtaatgaaaatgatgaaaaacaaaaccgAGACTAAACGTATTGCTGTTTTCCACAATGTAGTTGATGACATTCCTGGTGAAGAAAAGGGAACTGAAAATGACCCAAACTCTGAAGAAGTAGTAGAAAACCCCCCACCATCTGTTTCTGAGTCAAAACCAAGTCATTCAGTTGTTTGCAGTGCAGCAGACATGGCCGGAGCAGTCGTGACCCCGGCACCAGTGCTTCAGCCTGGGGTGGCACAGGTTATAACAGCTGTTACAGCTCCACAGACCTCAAACCTGATTCCAAAAGTACTAATACCTGTGAATAGCATTCCAGCCTATAATACTGCTTTGGATAACAATCCTCTTTTGCTTAACACCTACAACAAATTCCCGTATCCAACCATGTCAGAAATCACTGTTCTTTCCACTCAAGCTAAGTACACGGAAGAACAGATTAAAATATGGTTTTCTGCCCAGCGTCTGAAACATGGAGTGAGTTGGACACCAGAGGAGGTGGAGGAAGCAAGGAGGAAACAATTTAATGGCACAGTGCATACTGTGCCACAGACAATTACTGTTATTCCAGCACACATTTCTGCCGCTAGCAATGGTTTACCTTCAATTTTACAGACATGCCAAATAGTTGGTCAACCAGGACTTGTTCTCACTCAAGTTGCAGGTACAAATACATTACCAGTAACAGCCCCAATAGCTTTGACTGTAGCAGGAGtcccaaaccaaacacagtTACAGAAGAGTCAGATTCACAGTGCTCAGCCTGTTGCAGAAACCAAACAAGTAGCTgccattccagcccctcagccTATCAAAAATGAATCCACACTGATGAATCCTGACTCCTTTGGCATCCGAGCAAAAAAAACTAAGGAACAACTGGCAGAATTGAAAGTCAGCTACCTTAAAAATCAGTTTCCTCAAGACTCAGAAATTGTTAGACTTATGAAAATAACAGGCCTTACTAAAGGAGAGATCAAAAAGTGGTTCAGTGATACACGCTACAATCAGAGAAACTCAAAGAATAATCATGGGATTCATCTCAACAATGATTCATGTGCCACCATTGTTATTGATTCAAGTGATGAAATGAATGAGTCTCCAACAGGAGTCACTCCGCAGAGTAAGTCATCTTGGGGTACTTTTCCTGAATTTGCCCCACAGAAATTCAAAGAGAAGACTGCTGAACAGCTGCAAGTCCTCCAAGCAAGTTTTCTTAATAACCCTGTCCTTACTGAGGAAGAGATGAATAGGTTAAGAGCCCAAACAAAACTGACCAGGAGAGAGATTGATGCCTGgtttacagaaaaaaggaagTCAAATGTCTTGAAGGAAGAGGGAGCTGACATGAATGAAAGTAATGCTGGCAGCTCAAAAGAGGAATCTGGAGAAACATCTGCGGgagatggagcagcaggaacaaaatCAGGGTGTTCCACTTCAAGCAAAATAGGCAAAAAATCACCAGAGCAGTTGCACATGCTCAAAAGTTCCTTTGTTCGTACTCAGTGGCCATCTCCACAAGAATACAACAAGTTGGCAGAAGAAACTGGGCTTCCAAGATCAGAAATTGTGAGCTGGTTTGGAGATACTCGCTATGCCTGGAAAAATGGTGGATTGAAATGGTATTACTATTACCAGAGCGCTAATGCAAACAGTCTGAATGGCCAAGGCTTTgcaaggaagagagggagaggaagaccaaaagggagggggagagggaggccTCGGGGGAGACCTCGGGGAAGCAAGAGGTTAAATTGCTGGGACAGAGGTGTGTCTgtcataaaatttaaaactggaACAGCAATCCTGAAGGACTATTATATGAAGCACAAATTTCTTAATGAGCAAGACCTTGATGAACTGGTAGCCAAATCTCACATGGGATATGAGCAGGTCAGAGAATGGTTTGCAGAAAGGCAAAGAAGATTAGAACTTGGAATAGAGCTGTTTGATGAGAACGAGGAGGAAGATGAAATGCTGGACGAtcaggaggatgaggaagaaacAGATGATAGTGATACTTGGGAACCCCCCAGACATGTTAAGCGTAAACTTTCAAAAACAGACTGA
- the LOC104692660 gene encoding uncharacterized protein C8orf76 homolog isoform X2: MYAVTFFQRFSAELIFFTLKYLVEGRNDGKRECKCVSHLVDLCLWVKIKKALCEYSDCLLLLPASNIAMRRDVQEGQARCLSRLGRHKEALDIAEKMRNSATNTDHLTTVLNLQFSIYQGLENVEKKIMCLQQLICLHPFSPWFWKLLAEAYMSLLQNLSPLVIPEANVNQSEEVCVRNSSFRTSPGRENNLQPHRSDGQKEGPWFNLTAETKWENAVICSSSQVVREFLCTSGELERTDKEERADSKSWKQNMSKKVGIKACASFIRARLLLQFTQSQQSSFVLENNRKSQKEIDDKVAQLGFDENSLQLMTKAMGQDLIPEKLKEEFQGEVKCIGPSALSSLVTASVTEFEIKWFGNLQDDLCHFGTQRYSDIYLPPSVM, translated from the exons ATGTACGCAGTCACCTTTTTTCAAAG GTTCAGTGCTGAGCTGATCTTCTTTACCTTAAAATATTTGGTAGAAGgaagaaatgatggaaaaaggGAATGCAAGTGTGTGTCACACCTAGTTGATTTGTGTCTTTGGGTGAAAATAAAG AAAGCCCTTTGTGAATACTCAGACTGCCTGCTACTCTTACCTGCCAGCAACATTGCAATGAGACGCGATGTCCAGGAGGGCCAGGCTCGGTGTTTATCTCGCCTAGGAAGGCACAAGGAGGCTCTGGATATTGCAGAAAAAATG AGAAACAGCGCAACTAACACAGATCACTTAACAACGGTTCTCAACCTGCAGTTTTCCATTTACCAGGGTCTGGAAAACGTAGAAAAAAAGATCATGTGTCTTCAGCAACTTATCTGCTTACATCCTTTCAGTCCCTGGTTCTGGAAGTTACTTGCTGAAGCTTATATGAGCCTTTTACAGAATTTGTCTCCATTAGTCATTCCAGAAGCAAATGTAAATCAGTCTGAAGAGGTTTGTGTAAGAAATAGCAGTTTCAGAACATCACCTGGCAGAGAGAATAATTTGCAGCCTCACAGATCAGATGGCCAGAAAGAAGGCCCTTGGTTCAACCTTACTGCAGAAACAAAGTGGGAGAATGCAGTGATTTGTTCCAGCAGCCAAGTGGTGAGAGAATTCCTCTGCACTTCAGGAGAACTGGAAAGGACGGACAAAGAGGAACGCGCAGATTCCAAGTCCTGGAAGCAGAACATGTCAAAGAAAGTTGGGATAAAAGCATGTGCCTCATTCATTAGAGCAAG GCTTTTACTTCAGTTTACCCAGTCACAGCAGTCGTCCTTTGTGCTAGAGAATAACAGAAAAAGTCAAAAAGAAATTGATGACAAAGTGGCTCAACTTGGTTTCGATGAAAATTCCTTGCAGCTGATGACCAAA GCTATGGGACAGGATCTTATACCAgaaaaactaaaagaggagTTTCAGGGTGAGGTAAAATGCATAGGCCCTTCAGCATTGTCATCGCTGGTAACTGCTTCAGTCACGGAATTTGAAATCAAATGGTTTGGTAATCTCCAAGATGATTTATGTCACTTTGGCACACAACGTTATTCAGATATTTATCTCCCACCTTCAGTAATGTAG
- the LOC104692660 gene encoding uncharacterized protein C8orf76 homolog isoform X1: MEPALGPEFEDSLFAPSRERRSGGGDGAPCGARHCEPRWFHTAADGGEGAGGVTGSKFRADWAFRQRDFEKALCEYSDCLLLLPASNIAMRRDVQEGQARCLSRLGRHKEALDIAEKMRNSATNTDHLTTVLNLQFSIYQGLENVEKKIMCLQQLICLHPFSPWFWKLLAEAYMSLLQNLSPLVIPEANVNQSEEVCVRNSSFRTSPGRENNLQPHRSDGQKEGPWFNLTAETKWENAVICSSSQVVREFLCTSGELERTDKEERADSKSWKQNMSKKVGIKACASFIRARLLLQFTQSQQSSFVLENNRKSQKEIDDKVAQLGFDENSLQLMTKAMGQDLIPEKLKEEFQGEVKCIGPSALSSLVTASVTEFEIKWFGNLQDDLCHFGTQRYSDIYLPPSVM, encoded by the exons atGGAGCCGGCGCTGGGCCCCGAGTTCGAGGATTCCTTGTTCGCGCCGAGCCGGGAGCGGCGCTCGGGCGGCGGGGACGGGGCTCCCTGCGGCGCCAGGCACTGCGAGCCCCGC TGGTTCCACACCGCGGCCGACGGCGGGGAAGGCGCCGGCGGGGTCACGGGCAGCAAGTTCCGGGCGGACTGGGCATTCCGGCAGCGAGACTTCGAG AAAGCCCTTTGTGAATACTCAGACTGCCTGCTACTCTTACCTGCCAGCAACATTGCAATGAGACGCGATGTCCAGGAGGGCCAGGCTCGGTGTTTATCTCGCCTAGGAAGGCACAAGGAGGCTCTGGATATTGCAGAAAAAATG AGAAACAGCGCAACTAACACAGATCACTTAACAACGGTTCTCAACCTGCAGTTTTCCATTTACCAGGGTCTGGAAAACGTAGAAAAAAAGATCATGTGTCTTCAGCAACTTATCTGCTTACATCCTTTCAGTCCCTGGTTCTGGAAGTTACTTGCTGAAGCTTATATGAGCCTTTTACAGAATTTGTCTCCATTAGTCATTCCAGAAGCAAATGTAAATCAGTCTGAAGAGGTTTGTGTAAGAAATAGCAGTTTCAGAACATCACCTGGCAGAGAGAATAATTTGCAGCCTCACAGATCAGATGGCCAGAAAGAAGGCCCTTGGTTCAACCTTACTGCAGAAACAAAGTGGGAGAATGCAGTGATTTGTTCCAGCAGCCAAGTGGTGAGAGAATTCCTCTGCACTTCAGGAGAACTGGAAAGGACGGACAAAGAGGAACGCGCAGATTCCAAGTCCTGGAAGCAGAACATGTCAAAGAAAGTTGGGATAAAAGCATGTGCCTCATTCATTAGAGCAAG GCTTTTACTTCAGTTTACCCAGTCACAGCAGTCGTCCTTTGTGCTAGAGAATAACAGAAAAAGTCAAAAAGAAATTGATGACAAAGTGGCTCAACTTGGTTTCGATGAAAATTCCTTGCAGCTGATGACCAAA GCTATGGGACAGGATCTTATACCAgaaaaactaaaagaggagTTTCAGGGTGAGGTAAAATGCATAGGCCCTTCAGCATTGTCATCGCTGGTAACTGCTTCAGTCACGGAATTTGAAATCAAATGGTTTGGTAATCTCCAAGATGATTTATGTCACTTTGGCACACAACGTTATTCAGATATTTATCTCCCACCTTCAGTAATGTAG